The Chryseobacterium aureum genome contains a region encoding:
- a CDS encoding RagB/SusD family nutrient uptake outer membrane protein: MKFFNTIFLAAGISVMLLSCTGELDVQPEGTPTEASFWKTENDLITGANAMYKPLFDGEFYGRGLFWFINASDDMVTGRAKSEADNAKNFSSNYIAAGDLETQWNKRYNVIGVANRVIRNVDNIQTSSAIKNKYLGEALFMSSRMYFELAYSYGNEKAGVPIIDRSKDPDPNPIPRAANVMENYTYIVNDLKRAAELLPAQAELPAKDYGRPHKAAAWALLAKVYLFMKDWKNAEFWANEVMTKGNRALLGNFADVFKADNNYSSEYIWSVPGTPKFTAWGSILPGVMLENKGWGEYNGWGYFQPTKELYDEYETGDLRRSATILKTGDQFTFNGKVRTYASTNSLTGYQFNKYMDAFKYQLNSGHVSANGDYPCTDLAVPIMRYAEVILIKAEALLMQGKSADQEINMIRVRAGLSPKNGCTMADLKHERRCELAGEWADRHRDLVRWGDAQAAYAKPLHGINGQVVWAARNFNPAIHNVWAVPQVEIVNSHGIIKQNEGW, from the coding sequence ATGAAATTTTTCAATACAATATTTTTAGCGGCAGGAATATCTGTAATGCTGCTATCATGTACAGGAGAGTTAGATGTTCAGCCCGAAGGAACCCCTACTGAAGCCAGCTTCTGGAAAACAGAAAATGATCTGATTACCGGAGCAAATGCTATGTATAAGCCGTTGTTTGATGGTGAATTTTACGGAAGAGGATTGTTCTGGTTTATCAATGCCAGTGATGATATGGTCACCGGACGAGCTAAAAGTGAGGCTGATAACGCTAAAAACTTCAGCAGCAATTATATTGCCGCGGGCGATCTTGAAACCCAGTGGAACAAAAGATATAACGTAATCGGAGTGGCCAACCGTGTGATCCGTAATGTGGATAATATTCAGACTTCATCAGCCATTAAAAATAAATATCTTGGAGAAGCTCTGTTCATGAGCAGCAGAATGTATTTTGAATTGGCTTACTCTTACGGAAATGAAAAAGCCGGAGTTCCGATTATTGACCGTTCGAAAGATCCGGATCCAAACCCGATTCCAAGAGCAGCCAATGTAATGGAAAATTACACTTACATTGTTAATGATCTGAAAAGAGCCGCCGAATTATTACCTGCTCAGGCAGAACTTCCCGCAAAAGATTACGGAAGACCGCATAAAGCCGCAGCATGGGCATTGCTGGCAAAAGTATACCTGTTTATGAAAGACTGGAAGAATGCTGAATTCTGGGCTAATGAGGTAATGACCAAAGGAAACAGGGCGTTGCTGGGTAACTTCGCTGACGTTTTCAAAGCGGACAATAACTACAGTTCAGAATACATCTGGTCTGTCCCGGGAACCCCTAAATTTACAGCATGGGGAAGCATTCTTCCGGGAGTAATGCTTGAGAACAAAGGTTGGGGGGAATACAACGGATGGGGATATTTCCAACCCACTAAAGAATTGTATGATGAATATGAAACCGGAGACCTTAGAAGAAGTGCTACCATCCTGAAAACAGGAGATCAGTTTACTTTTAACGGAAAGGTAAGAACCTATGCTTCTACCAACTCCCTTACCGGATACCAGTTCAATAAATATATGGATGCCTTCAAATATCAGCTGAACAGCGGCCATGTAAGTGCCAACGGAGATTACCCGTGTACAGACCTTGCCGTTCCGATTATGCGTTATGCTGAGGTCATCCTGATCAAAGCAGAAGCCTTACTGATGCAGGGGAAATCTGCAGATCAGGAAATCAATATGATCAGAGTACGCGCAGGATTATCTCCGAAGAATGGATGTACAATGGCTGATCTGAAGCATGAAAGACGCTGTGAACTTGCGGGTGAATGGGCAGACAGACACAGAGACCTTGTACGTTGGGGAGATGCGCAGGCAGCTTATGCGAAACCTCTGCACGGTATCAATGGACAGGTAGTGTGGGCAGCAAGAAACTTTAATCCGGCTATCCATAATGTTTGGGCAGTTCCACAGGTTGAAATCGTAAACAGTCACGGAATCATTAAACAGAATGAAGGCTGGTAA
- a CDS encoding SDR family oxidoreductase, whose product MTIIITGTSSGIGFALAEYFGKKGHKVYGLSRKHTESQYFKSIPTDVTDNTAVQNAIAEVLKTESKIDVLINNAGMGMVGAVEDSTQEDILKLFSLNLAGPVQMMSAVLPNMREHKFGKIINVSSIGSEMGLPFRGFYSASKSALDKVTEAMRYEVYPWNIEVCSLHLGDIKTNIADNRVIAKVSQPYKNVFDKVYALMNAHVNDGTDPLEVAEYIEQLLAKNKWKAHYYFGKFGQKIGVPLKWILPQGTYENLMKKYNKLDKN is encoded by the coding sequence ATGACCATCATTATAACAGGAACCTCATCAGGAATCGGGTTTGCATTGGCCGAATATTTTGGTAAAAAAGGACATAAAGTATATGGATTAAGCAGAAAGCATACAGAAAGCCAGTACTTCAAATCAATACCTACTGATGTGACGGATAATACAGCAGTTCAGAATGCTATTGCTGAGGTTTTAAAAACAGAATCTAAAATTGATGTTCTGATCAATAATGCCGGAATGGGAATGGTAGGTGCCGTAGAAGATTCTACGCAGGAAGATATTTTAAAACTGTTCAGTCTGAATCTTGCCGGACCTGTACAGATGATGAGTGCTGTTCTTCCAAACATGCGTGAGCATAAATTTGGAAAAATCATTAATGTTTCCAGTATCGGAAGTGAAATGGGACTGCCTTTCCGCGGATTTTACTCCGCCTCAAAATCTGCTTTGGATAAAGTAACGGAGGCAATGAGATACGAAGTATACCCATGGAATATTGAAGTATGTTCGCTGCATTTGGGAGATATTAAAACCAATATTGCAGACAACAGAGTGATTGCAAAAGTTTCCCAGCCTTATAAAAATGTTTTTGACAAAGTATACGCGCTGATGAACGCTCATGTGAATGACGGAACTGATCCACTGGAAGTTGCGGAATATATTGAACAACTTTTAGCAAAAAATAAATGGAAAGCTCATTATTATTTTGGTAAATTCGGGCAGAAAATCGGAGTTCCTTTGAAATGGATTCTTCCGCAGGGAACTTATGAGAATTTGATGAAGAAGTATAATAAACTGGATAAAAATTAG
- a CDS encoding SusC/RagA family TonB-linked outer membrane protein: protein MNVFKTPVSVMYLTGRVLLIGAISASPMFLAQKKDSLKEKSIDEIVVVGYGTQKKSKVSGAVSEASLDKLTSRSLSGVGEVLQGKAPGVTVVNEGGDPNGAPKVNIRGLGGINGETPLYVVDGVVFNGTPSINPNDIQDISVLKDASAAIYGARSSGGVILITTKKGKKGNLTVDFDVKYGLNEAWRLKESLNAAEFQDVMYKAYENAGKLGSLPMAFNPTQYPDGRITRTDWMKEIFRTGTIQEYNVNLSGGSEKSRYFVGMNHRSLEGILLNTQAKRYNFRVNSEHKVKDWLTIGENMYYNYSDGNTADTKSGYTGALVAAMYYPPNVPVYTPNGAFSGLPIDVAGGYGDMINPVAYLQRISIRNPTHEILINPYAEITLAKNLKFRSNFAQTFKLGNVKQFNSRVLEVGKIFDTNSLEYQSNNVSTSLAEQLLTYKLAAGQHNFDFLAGLTFQKTTEDGFRAKTFDFRSEAEAFRYLQNAADTNKEADSYKYRSTLTSYLARVNYDYAGKYMISLLGRRDGTSLVSKEKHFSDYYSISGGWMLSKENFIKNISWLSTLKLRGSYGILGNLGGVSYQAVNPLMTRDNNIIFGQDPSQNIAYYATTRPNPDLKWGKSEQTNFGVDASFLHNSLSLQFDYFVKNSKDQIFNVSLPSTATYNNQYVNAGLFQDKGYELGINYNKVISDDFTFSVGATMNQLKNTVKRLANVDEIFINDNGVRGVLKPTRVKVGDPLYSFYGYKTGGIFQTQEEINNYKDANGNLIQPNAKPGDIKFLKKEGNTGVLNNNDFVNLGSPYPKFSYGFSYNMTWKNFDLNLFFQGVYGNKIFNGMKFISLNPGGTGQNYNMDRDILNAWTPQNTNTDIPRLVHGDPSGNYSKVSDFYVEDGSYLRLKNLTIGYSLPKELYSRLDVNKVRIYMTSNNLFTITKYTGFDPEVGMNSYGVDTGRYPQARSFIFGVEIGL, encoded by the coding sequence ATGAATGTATTTAAAACCCCTGTCTCAGTAATGTATTTAACGGGAAGGGTATTACTTATTGGTGCAATATCAGCTTCACCGATGTTCCTCGCTCAGAAGAAAGACAGCTTAAAAGAAAAATCCATCGACGAGATTGTTGTGGTTGGATATGGAACACAGAAAAAAAGTAAAGTTTCCGGCGCTGTTTCGGAAGCGTCACTGGATAAGCTTACTTCCAGATCTTTGTCTGGGGTAGGAGAAGTGCTTCAGGGGAAAGCTCCGGGAGTAACGGTGGTGAACGAAGGTGGGGATCCTAACGGAGCTCCGAAGGTAAATATTCGTGGTCTGGGAGGGATCAACGGAGAAACTCCTCTTTATGTAGTAGATGGGGTAGTTTTCAACGGAACTCCTTCTATTAATCCCAACGATATTCAGGATATCTCCGTCCTTAAAGATGCTTCTGCGGCCATCTACGGGGCAAGATCTTCCGGAGGGGTTATTCTTATTACCACTAAAAAAGGAAAAAAAGGAAATCTTACTGTAGATTTCGATGTTAAATACGGTTTAAATGAGGCGTGGAGACTGAAAGAATCCCTGAATGCAGCAGAATTTCAGGATGTAATGTACAAGGCCTATGAAAATGCCGGAAAATTAGGAAGTCTGCCAATGGCTTTTAATCCTACTCAGTATCCGGATGGAAGAATCACCAGAACAGACTGGATGAAAGAAATTTTCAGAACGGGAACCATTCAGGAATATAATGTAAACCTGAGCGGAGGGAGTGAAAAATCCAGATATTTTGTAGGGATGAATCACAGAAGTCTGGAAGGGATCCTGCTGAATACCCAGGCAAAACGATACAATTTCAGAGTGAATTCTGAACATAAAGTAAAAGACTGGCTGACCATTGGAGAAAATATGTATTATAATTATTCTGACGGCAATACAGCAGATACCAAAAGTGGATATACAGGAGCTTTAGTGGCTGCCATGTATTATCCGCCCAATGTTCCTGTATACACTCCTAACGGTGCATTCTCAGGACTTCCGATTGATGTGGCAGGAGGATACGGAGATATGATCAATCCGGTGGCGTATCTTCAAAGGATCAGTATCAGAAATCCTACCCACGAGATTCTGATCAATCCATATGCGGAAATTACTTTGGCAAAAAATTTAAAATTCCGTTCTAACTTTGCCCAGACATTTAAACTGGGAAATGTAAAGCAATTTAATTCCAGAGTATTGGAAGTAGGAAAGATTTTTGATACCAACAGCCTGGAATATCAATCCAATAATGTCTCTACTTCTCTTGCTGAGCAGCTTCTTACCTATAAATTAGCTGCAGGACAGCATAATTTTGACTTCCTTGCAGGTTTAACATTCCAGAAAACAACTGAAGACGGATTCCGTGCAAAAACTTTTGATTTCAGAAGTGAAGCAGAAGCTTTCAGATATCTTCAGAATGCCGCAGATACTAATAAAGAAGCTGACAGTTATAAATACAGAAGTACTTTAACATCTTATCTGGCGAGGGTAAACTATGACTATGCCGGAAAATATATGATTAGTTTGCTGGGAAGAAGGGATGGAACCTCTTTGGTTTCAAAAGAAAAACACTTTTCGGATTATTACTCTATTTCAGGAGGATGGATGCTCTCCAAAGAAAATTTCATAAAAAATATTTCATGGCTTTCCACGCTGAAATTGAGAGGAAGCTATGGAATTTTAGGGAATCTTGGAGGAGTCTCCTACCAAGCTGTGAATCCGTTAATGACCAGAGATAACAATATCATTTTCGGACAGGACCCTTCACAGAATATTGCTTATTATGCTACCACACGTCCGAATCCGGATCTGAAATGGGGTAAATCTGAGCAGACGAACTTTGGGGTGGATGCGTCATTTCTTCACAACAGCCTTTCCTTACAGTTCGATTACTTTGTAAAGAATTCCAAGGACCAGATCTTCAATGTAAGCTTACCAAGTACGGCAACGTATAATAATCAGTATGTAAATGCCGGATTATTTCAGGATAAAGGATATGAGCTGGGAATCAATTACAACAAAGTTATTTCAGATGATTTCACTTTCTCAGTGGGAGCAACCATGAATCAACTAAAAAATACGGTGAAGCGGCTTGCCAATGTAGATGAGATCTTTATCAATGATAACGGAGTAAGAGGCGTATTGAAACCAACCCGTGTGAAAGTAGGAGACCCTCTGTATTCTTTCTACGGTTATAAGACGGGCGGCATTTTCCAGACTCAGGAAGAAATTAATAATTATAAAGATGCCAACGGAAATCTGATCCAGCCCAATGCTAAACCGGGTGATATCAAATTCCTGAAAAAAGAAGGAAATACCGGAGTACTTAATAATAACGACTTTGTCAATCTTGGAAGCCCATACCCTAAGTTCTCTTACGGATTCTCTTACAACATGACCTGGAAAAACTTTGACCTGAATTTATTCTTCCAGGGAGTATACGGAAATAAAATATTCAACGGAATGAAGTTTATTTCTTTGAACCCTGGCGGAACCGGGCAGAATTATAATATGGACAGAGATATCCTGAATGCATGGACTCCTCAGAATACCAATACTGATATTCCAAGACTGGTACATGGTGATCCAAGCGGTAATTATTCCAAAGTATCAGATTTCTATGTGGAAGACGGATCTTACTTAAGACTGAAGAACCTTACCATCGGTTATTCATTACCGAAAGAACTGTACAGCAGGCTGGATGTAAACAAAGTAAGAATCTATATGACTTCCAACAACCTGTTTACGATTACGAAATATACAGGATTTGATCCTGAAGTAGGAATGAACTCTTACGGAGTAGATACCGGAAGATACCCTCAGGCACGCTCATTCATCTTTGGAGTGGAGATCGGATTATAA